From the Streptomyces sp. SN-593 genome, the window TGGCCATCTGCAACGGCGTGGCGGTGGTGTCGTACTGCCCGATCGAGGACAGGGCCACCTGGTCCGGGCTCATCGCGGTGTCCACGTTGCTCTTCGCGACGCTCGGCGGGACGCGCAGCCGGGCGTCGTTGAAGCCGAACAGCTCCGCCTGCGCGACCACGTTCCGGGCGCCGAGGTCCGCGCCGAGCTTCGCGAAGACCGTGTTGCAGGAGAAGCGGAAGGCGTCGTACATGCTGGCGTCGCGGCAGCCCGCGCCCTCGTTGGTCAGCTCCACGTCGGTGCCCGGCAGCCGGTACGGGTCCGGCGAGCCGGTCCGCGCGCGCAGGTCGGTGACCACGCCGGCGGCCAGCGCGGCCGCCGCCGTCACCACCTTGAACGTCGAACCGGGCGGGTACGTCTGGCGGATCGCCCGGTCGAGCATCGGCTGCTCCGGGTCGTCGTTCAGCCGCCGCCAGGCCGCCGTCACCGAGGGACCCGCGCCCGACAGCAGCCCGGGGTCGTAGGACGGGGAGGAGACCAGCGCGAGGATGCGGCCGGTGGCCGGGTCCAGCGCGGCCACCGCGCCCCTGCGCCCGGCCAGCCCGTCGTAGGCGGCACGCTGCGCGGCCGGGTCGATCGTGGTGTGCACGTCGCCGCCGCGCTGCCGGGCCCGGGTGATCTCCCGCCACAGCGGCTGGTCGTGCAACGCGGGGGAGGTGCCGTCCAGCAGGTCGTTCTCGGTGCCCTCCAGCAGCGTGGCGCCGTAGGTCTGCGAGGCGAAGCCGGTCACGGGCGCGTACAGCGGGCCGTCGGCGTAGGTGCGTACGTACGCCAACCGGCCGCCGGTCGCGCGCGATCCGGTGACGGCCCGGCCGCCGGCGAGGATGTCGCCGCGCGGCCTCGCGTACAGCGCGATGTCCGCGCGCCGGTTGGCGGGGTTCGCCGCGTAGCCGCCGGCCGCCACGAGCTGCACCCGGGCGGCGTTGGCGAGCAGGGCGAGGAGCAGCAGGAGGCAGAAGGCGGCGGCGTGCCGCACGCAGCGGTTCACGCGCGGCTCCCCGGCGCCGCGGGTCCGGGCGGTGCCGCGGGCCCGTGCGGGCGGCCGTGACGACCGGCCGGGCCGTGACGACCGGTCGGGCCGGGCCGATCCGCCGGGCCGGGCCGATCCGCCGGGCCGGGAGGGGTGGCCTGCTCCGCCGGACGGGGTGCCCCGCGCGCGGGCGGCTGTGGCTCCGGGCGGCGGGCCCGGTCGCTGATCCGCACCAGCAGCGCCACGACCAGCCAGTTCGCCACCACCGACGAGCCGCCCTGCGCGAGGAACGGCATCGCCATGCCGGTCAACGGGATCAGGTCGGTCACCCCGCCGGTGACCACGAACACCTGGAGCGCGAGGATCGACGCCAGGCCCGCCGCCAGCAGCCGCCCGAACGGGTCGCGGGTGGCCAGGGCCGCCGCGAACCCCCGCGCCACCAGCAGCGCGTACAGCCCCAGCAGCGCGCACAGCCCGGCGAGCCCCAGCTCCTCGCCCGCCGTGGCCAGCACGAAGTCCGACTTGGCGGCGAAGCCCACCAGGTAGGACGAGCCCTGGCCGAGCCCGGTGCCCAGCGCCCCGCCGTCGCCGAACGCGAAGAGCGACTGGGCAAGCTGGCCCGCGCCCTGCCCGGCGCCGATCGACGCGAAGGGGTGCAGCCAGTCCCGTACCCGCGCGTGCACGTGCGGTTCCGTGCCGCCCACCGCGGCCGCGCCGGCCGCCGCCAGCAGCAGTCCCGCGGCGGTCCAGCCGACGCGGCCGGTGGCCACGTAGAGCATCACCACGAACAGGCCGAAGAAGAGCAGCGAGGTGCCCAGGTCCCGCTCCAGCACGAGCACGCCCACGCTCGCCAGCCACACCGCGATCACCGGTCCCAGCACCCGCCCGGTCGGCAACTGGAGCCGCCGCAGCGCCTTCCACCGCCCCGCGACCGGCAGCGGGCGCCCCGCGTACGCCAGCGCCGCGCGGTTGGCCGCCAGGTAGCCGGCGAAGAAGACCGCCAGCAGCACCTTCGCGAACTCGCCCGGCTGGAGGGAGAAGCCGGCCACCCTGACCCAGATCCTGGCCCCGTTCACCGCCGGGAAGGCGATCGGCGCGACCAGCAGCACCAGGGCCGCGGTCACGCTCACGTACGTGTACCGGGCCAGCACCCGGTGGTCGCGCAGCGCCAGCACCGCCACCGCGAACAGGCCCACCCCGAGCGCGGACCACACCAGTTGGGCCGGGGCGGCGCGCGGCCCGAGCACCGGCTCCAGGTCCAACCGGTGGACCAGCACCAGGCCCAGGCCGTTGAGCAGCACCGCGACCGGCAGCAGCAGCGGGTCGGCGTACCTCGCCCGCGCCCGCACCGCCAGATGGGCCAGCAGCGCCAGACCGCCGAGCCCCCCGCCGTACGCCAGCGCGTCCGGGGGCACCGACCCGCTGCGGGCCAGGCCCACCTCCGCGTAGCCGCAGACCGACAGGGCGACCGCGGCGACCAGCAGGCTCAGCTCCACCCCGCGGCGGGCGGCCGGGCGCGGCCGCGCGGCGCCGTCCGGGGACGCCGGGCGGGGCGGCCCGGGCGGGGGAGGAGCGGTCGCCGACGTTGCGCTCATGGGCCGCACGCTAGCAACCGGCGGCCGTTATGTCCGTTAAGTCGCCTTCCGGGCACGTGTTCCCCGCGCCGCTTCCCGTCCGCCCTGCCCGGGCCCCGCACCCTGCCTGGTCCCGCGCCGCCCGGGCCCCGCACCCTGCCTGGTCCCGCGCCGCCCGGGCCCCGCGCCCTGTCCTGCCGCCCCGCGCTCCTGCCGCCCCGCCTGTCGGTGCCCCGCCCTAGGGTGGCGGCCATGACCGCCGACGTGCCCGACGCCCCGGACGACCTCGCCGACCTGCCCTACGCGGAGCTGCTGCGCCCGCACACCGGCCCGCTGGAGGTCGAGGGCGACTACGACACGGTGCACCTCGACCGGATCGACTTCGCCCCGGGCGTCCGCGCGGCCGGGTCCCGCTTCCTCGAATCGGCCGTCACCGACTGCACGTTCGCCGACACCGACCTGCGCGGCGCCCGGATGAACGACCTGTGGGTGTCGGGCGCCCGGTTCACCGGCGTCTCGCTCGCCGAGAGCACCTGGCTGGACTCGGCGCTCGTCGGCTGCTCGCTGGCCGGCGTCGAGGCGTTCGGCGCGGTGCTGCGCCGGGTGCGCTTCCGCCGCTGCAAGCTGGACTCGGTCAACCTGCGCGGGGTGCGGCTGCACGAGGTGGTCTTCGAGGACTGCGTGCTGCGCGACGTCGATCTCGGGGCGGCCCGGCTGGAGGGCGTGGCGTTTCCCGGCAGCCGGCTGGAGCGGGTCCGCCTGGGGCGGGCCGAGCTGAAGCGGACCGACCTGCGCGGGGCGGTCGTGATCGACCTCGCCGAAGGGTACGACAGCCTGCGCGGCGCGGTGATCGGTTCGGGGCAACTGCTGGACCTCGCGCCCGCGCTGGCGCAGACTCTCGGCATCACGGTCGAGGACCGCTGAGCGGTGCTTTCCCCGGCCGGCGGCCGGTCCCGGACCTCGCGGGGGCGGGCGGCGCGCCCAGCCCGGGCGGACGGCGTTCCGCCGGCCGCGGGCGGTCGCACCGCGCGTCCCATGACGCGCGTTCCGCCACCCCTGATCACTGCCCTGACAGCCCCTCTGCTGCGCGAACGCGCCATTGCGGATTCCGGCCGGTCAGAGGGCATTGTCCGGATCACCCGGTTCCTGGTTCGCTCTTCTTACCGCCCCCGGCGAGGAAGGAACGACTCAGTGCAGGAGATCGAGTTCCGGAGCGCACACCACTTGTGTGTCGAGACGGACCCGGCCCTGTGCGAGCCTTGCCAGGAGCGGCTGGATCGGCAACTCGCCTTGCTTCCCCGGGTATACGGCGAGTTGGAGGCAACCCTCGTACCGGCGCCGGACTCCGGCGATCGTGAGACCGGCACTGCCCGGCCCGGCATCCCCCTGAACGGGCCGGCTGTCGAGGCGCGCGCCGCTGTACGAGGCACACTCGCCTCCTGGGCCGATCTGATAGTCGAGGGCCGCACCGTCCGTCTCCCCCTGCGGACGGTGCCGGCCCTCGCCGCATTCCTCCGACGACACCTCGGCTGGCTGGCCGCACACCCGGCGGCTGACGACGCCGCGGCGGACATCGACACCGTGCTTCGGCAAGCCCTACGGATACTGCGCCCCCACAGCTTCTCCGCCGTGCCCACCGGCTCCGGCGCCCGCTGAACCCCCAGAGACTTCCTGCGACGCCGTTCCCCCCACGAAGCGGCACCCCCACACGCAGGAAGCGCTGTACGGCCCGTGAATCATCTCGGGCCGTACAGCGCAAAACCTCCGCCGTGCTCCGTCGGTGCTCGAGGCCGACGGGTACCAGGGCCGGCGCTCTAGGCCGGCGGGTACCAGGTGGCAGGCGACAGCGTGGTGTGGGTGCTGTCGGCATCGGTGGTCGTGCCGCTCGCCGTGTCGGACGACGTGTGGATGACGCCGGCCTGGGTGGTCGACGCACTCGTGTCGATGCTGGTGGCGGCGGCGGCACCCACGCCTCCGAGGGTGAGGGCGAGCGTCAACGCAGCCACCGAGGGTGCGTGGGTGGTGAGCCAATTACGCGACATGGTTTTCCTTAGCGGACAACGGCTAGCAGTGAGCCGAATGCGTTCGGGGGGTACGCAGAATGCACAGCAAGACCAATGCTGCCAACTGATTACGCGGGAACGCCACATTCCGGTCGTGCGGAGTCGCGCCATGGCGTAATCGCGCACATTAGATCAGATCGTTCGTCGCGGCCAGTACGCCTGCCTGAAACCTGCTTTCCGCTTCAAGGTAGCGCATCACTTCCGATACCAGGCGACTCACAGTGCGCAGGGACACCCCCAGTTTACGGGCGATACGCTCGTCGGTGAGCCCATTGGCGAGGAGACGCAACGTGGTCCGGTGCTGCTCGGTCAGTTCCCGCCCGGCGTCCTCGCCGGGCGTCACCTTCATCGAGTGCGGTACCGCCCGCAGCCAGCAGTCCTCGTACATCGCCAGGTAGGAGCGGACCAGCACCGGGCCGCGGATGACCACCGCCGGGCCGTCCGGGTCGGACGGGTCGGCCCGCGTGAGCGCGGTGTGACCGTCGGCGACGAGAAGGTCGAAGGGGACCTGCGGAATGAGCCGGACTTCCGCGCCGGCGGCCGCCAGATCGGTCAGGTATTTGCGCTGCCGTGGGCCGGAATTCACGCTCTGTCCGTAAAGGGCGCGGACCCGGATGTTCTTCTCGATAAACGCCCGGTCGGAATCGAGCGAGTGCTCCAGGAGTTCCGGGGGCGGAAGCGGGCCCGGATGCATCGACGAGACGACTTCCGTCACCGTGGCGTCGAAGTCCCGGACGAACTCGCGCCTGCGGGCGGTTCCGGACAGCACCTCGACCTCGACCTCGGCCGGTTCGTGGGACACCACCGGGCGGTACTGCTCGATCAGGGTGTCGGCGGCCTGCACGATCGCCGCCAGCTCCGCGCTCTGCGCGTGCAGGGTGTCCCGCTGCCGGTTGAGCAGCCTGATCAGCGCGGTGTCCGGCTCCACGCTGTCGATCTTGCCGGGGTGCCAGCTCGGCCGGACCAGGCCCAGCGACCGCAGCTCCTGCCAGCCGGCCTCGGCGTCCTGCGCGGACAGGTCCAACTGCGCGGCGACCGCTTCCGGCTCGGCGGAGCCGTTGCCGAGCAGCCATTGGTAGAGGGCGAATGCGGTGGCGGCCGCATCCGCGCCGCCGCCCCTTGTCGTACTGGCCATGTCTCCCCCTCACCCTGACTGCAACCCTGCGTAGCCGTCATGGCGCGCCGTACCCCCGTCGCGTCGCCACAGGGCGACTTTATCAACGGTGGCGTCGCATGCCCGCCGTGAAGGTTTCGGAGCCCCTTTTTCCGGCCCGCCCCCGACCGTCCCATAATCGATCACGCCCGCGTCCAGCGCCAGCTTCCGGAGGACGGCAGAATGAATCCGCGACCCGCACATCAGGCACCTGCCGGTGCGCTCCGGGCGGCGGGGCGGGCGGTGCCCGTGGTGCTCGTCGGCGCGGGGAAGGTGGCGCACGCCGCGCACCTGCGGGAACTGCGCGACCTCCCGGACGACCTGCGGCTCGCCGCCGTGGTGGAGCCCGATCCCGCCCGCGCGGAGGTCCTGCGCCGCACCGGACCCGGCGGCGCCCGCCGGTGCGGGTCGGTCGCCGAGGCGGCGCGCGCGGGCGCGCGGGCGGCGCTGGTCTGCACCCCGTGGTGGACGCACCGCGAGGTCGTCGAGGAGTGCCTGGCCGCCGGCCTGCCGGTGCTCTGCGAGAAGCCGGTCAGCCTCGACCCCGCGGAGATCGAGCGGCTGGCCGCGGCCGAGCGCCGCACCGGCCTGCCGGTCGCCGCCGGCTACATGAAGCGGCACGACCCGGTGGTGCGGCTCTTCCTCGACCACTGCCGGGAGCGGCTGGGCCGGGCCCGGCGGCTCGCCGTCGACATCCACGACCCGAACGCGCCGCACCAGGTCGCGCACCTGGTGCCCTATGACCCGCCGCCCTTCGGCCCGCAGCCGCCCCCGGCCCGCGAGGCGCTGGCCCGCGCGCTCGGTCCGGCGGCCACCGCGGCGCAGCGGGAGGCGTACGCCCGCGGGCTCGGCGGATCGCTGATCCACCAGGTGAACCTGGCGCACGCGGTGCTCGCCGGCAGCGGCCGGGAGCTGTCCGGGCGGCTGCTGCACGCCGACGTGTGGGCCGGGGGCGCCGGGGTCGGCTGCCGCTGGCGGCCGGACGACGGCCTGGTCGTGGACATGACCCACCAGCGGGTGCCCGCGCACCGCCGCTACCGGGAGGTGCTGGAGTTCACCGCCGAGGACGGTGTGGCGACTCTCACGCTGCCCTCGCCGTACGTGCGGGACGAGGCGGCCACGCTGGCCGTCGAGAGCTGGGACGCGGGCCGGGGGCTGGCCGAGCGCCGCGTGCACACCGCGGAGGCCGGGCACACCGGGTTCCGGCGGCAGCTACTGGCCTGGGCCGGGCGGCTGCGCGGGGCGCCGGGCGAGGCCCTGCCGGGGCTGGCGGATGTACGCCAGGACACGGGCGTGGTGCGGGAGGCGGCCCTCCGGCTGGCGTGACCGCCGGGGGCGGGGGTAGCCGGAGGGTGAGGTTCCCCGTACACGGAGGTGACCGCACATGCTCATCCTGGGACTTCTGCTTCTCGCCTGCACCGCCGCGTTCGTCGGCCTCGCCATCGCCGACAACCTGTCGGGCGGGCCGCAGTACGACGTGACCGTGCTCGGCCAGCACATCGCGACGATGAACGGGCTCGCGCTGTTCTGCGCCGGCCTCGCCCTGGCCCTGATCTTCGGGCTCGGCTGCATGATGGCGATGACCGGCGGCATCCTGCACCGCCGCAAGGCCCGTCGCTACCGCGCGATCCGCAAGGACGCCGCGGCCACCGCCCGGGAGCGGGACGCCCTCGCCGCGCGGATCGAGGACCAGGGGGCCGCGTCGTCGGCGGACGGCGCCCCGGCGCCGGCGGACACCGCGCCCGCACCGGCGGCGGTCGACACCGAGGAGGCCGGGTCGGGCTCGCACCGTGCCGGGACGCGGGCCACCGGGCCGCGCCACCGCGCTCGGCACCTGTTCGGCCACTGACCGCACATGCAAACGGCGGCTCCGGGAGGTCCCGGAGCCGCCGAACGAGTGCGGTGACGGCCCCGGGGGGGGATGGGGGCCGCCACGCACGTCCTAGGTTACGCGCCTTCGGTGGATGGTGTGGCGAAGCCCGCGCTTTTCGGCGTGGCGATTTCACGTCGGGCCCGGAACGGACGGCAGCCGGGCCGGCGACCACGGGGGGAGTCGCCGGCCCGGCTGGTCTTGTCGCGCCGTCGCCGGTCCTTCGGGCGCCGTCCGCGCGCGCCGATCAACGTTCGGGGACAATCCTGGACGTCGATGCGCGCTGCCGTCAACAGGTGTGAATCGGACAGTCGTTGCTTTTCATCCTGGCTCAAAGGTGGCTCGACACCGGGCGCCCGACGGCCGCTCGTGGCTGCTTGTGGCCGCCGGCGGCCGCTCGACGGCGGTTCCGACGGGGCCCGGCACCCGGCGGGCGCCGGTGTCACGCCGCCGCGGCCGCCGCCCGCCCGGCGAAGCGCAGGGCCACCTCGCGCCAGACGGCCGCGGCGGCCGCGTCCGTGGCGAGGGCGGCGCGGTGGAGGCCGTCGCGGTCGACGCCGTGCCGGGCCAGCCGGCCGGTGTCCCACCGGCTGATCCGCTCCGCCTCCGCCTCCGGATGGAACTGCACGCCCCACGCGCTCTCGCCCAGCCGGAACGCCTGGTACGGGCACCCCTCGGTGGAGGCGAGCCAGGTGGCGCCCGGCGGCAGCGCGGTGATCGCGTCCACGTGGTTCTCGATCGCGTGCGGGCGGGCCGGCAGTCCCGCGAACAGCGGGTCGTCGGCGGCTTCCTGGCGGAGCGTCAGCTCCACGCTGCCGAACTCCGGCCGGCCGTGCTCGCCGCGCACCGAGCCGCCCGCGACCTGCGCGAGCAACTGGCCGCCCAGGCAGATCCCGAACACCGGCAGCCCGCGATCCACGGCCTCGGCCGCCAGTTCGCGGGTGCGCGCCAGCCAGGGCGCCCGCGCGTCGTCGTCGGGGAGGAAGCCGCCGCCGAGCACCACCAGGGCCTGGTAGCGCGGGCGCAGCCGCTCGGGCAGCGGTTCGCCCGCGTAGCCGTGCACGACGTCGAGCGTGAGCCCGCCCTCCTCCAGCCAGCGCTCCCACCGCCCCGGCCCTCCGGCCGGAGTGTTCTGCACCACCAGTGCCGTTGCCGCCATCGCGCGACCCGCCCTTCCCGTTCCCGCCGTCCGCCGCTCCCGGGCGGCCCTTCCTCCGGACCATCCAAGCCCATCGCCGCGCGCCCGGCTCCGGCGGCCGGAAGCGTCATGCCCGCCGTGACCGTCGTCACGGCCGGGCCACCGGAGCAGGTGGCATGGCGCCCACGCGGCGGGGCATGAGACCAGCCGCCTTGGCCGGTTTCGAACTGCCGTCACACTCGCGGGCTAGACTCTGCCCGCGACGGCTGTGCGCGCGTGCCCGGGAGCAGGCCGCAGCGATGCCCAATCCCGGAGGGGACACGGACTTTTGATACAGATCGAGTCGATAACCAAGCGGTATCCGGACGGCACCACCGCGGTCGACAACCTGTCGCTGGAGATACCGGACAGTTCCATCACGGTGCTGGTGGGCCCCTCCGGCTGCGGCAAGACCACCACGCTGCGGATGATCAACCGCATGGTGGAGCCGAGCTCGGGCCGCATCCTGCTCGACGGCGCCGACATCCACCAGCAGCCGGTGAACGGCCTGCGCCGCTCGATGGGCTACGTCATCCAGAACGCGGGCCTCTTCCAGCACCGCACCATCCTGGACAACATCGCCACCGTCCCGCGCATGCTCGGGTGGGACAAGCAGCGCGCCCGCAAACGCGCCTCCGAGCTGATGGAGCGGGTCGGGCTGGACTCCTCGCTCGCCAAGCGGTACCCGTACCAGCTCTCCGGTGGCCAGCAGCAGCGCGTCGGGGTGGCCCGGGCGCTCGCCGCGGACCCGCCGGTGCTGCTGATGGACGAGCCGTTCTCCGCGGTCGACCCGATCGTCCGCAAGGTGCTTCAGGCGGAACTCCTCCGTATCCAGGAGGAGTTGGGCAAGACGATCGTCTTCGTCACACACGACATCGACGAGGCGATCCGGCTCGGCGACATGATCGCGGTGCTGCGCACCGGCGGCCGGCTGGCGCAGTTCGCGCCGCCGGACGAGCTGCTCTCGCGCCCGGCCGACGACTTCGTCGAGGACTTCCTCGGCACCGACCGCGGTGTGCGGCGGCTGTCGTTCTTCACCTCCGCGGGCCTGGAGCTCACCACCGCGCCGGTCGTCGCGGTCGACACCACCGCCGCGCAGATCGCCGAGCGCGCCGGCGCCGAGGTGCCCTACCTGCTGGTCACCGACTCCGACGGCAAGCCGCTGGGCTGGGCCGAGCCGGGGCGCCTGACGGGCGGCGCCGACAGCCTCCCCGCCGACCAGCTCATCAGCTACGGGCGGCCGTTCGAGTTCGGCCGCGAGTCGCTGCGGGACGCGCTGGACTGCGCGGTGCTCTCGCCGACCGGGTGGGCGGTCGCCGTGGACGGCGCCGGCCGGGTGGTCGGCGTCACCTCGCAGGCCACGATCGGCGCCGCCATCCGCAGCGCGCACGCCGAGCGCGAGGGGAGTGCCTCCGGACCCGGCGGGCAGGGCGGCCAGGGCACCGGCGCGGTGCGGGTCGCCCGATGAGCAGCGGCGGCAACGGCTTCTTCGACCTCCCCAGCGACCTCCAGCACTCCTACGCCGGACTGATCGGCGTCCACCTGGAGGAGTCGCTGATCCCGGTCGCGATCGGCCTGGCGGTGTCGCTGCCGCTGGCCCAGGCGTGCGTGCGGTTCCGCTGGCTCTACCCGCCGGTGCTGTGGATCACCACGATCCTGTACGCCATCCCGTCGATCGCGTTCTTCGTCTTCCTGATCGACTACACCGGCGACAGCGCGACCACCGTGATCATCCCGCTGACCGTCTACAGCCTGGTGATCCTGCTGCCGTCGATCGTCGACGGCGTCAGATCGGTGCCCCCCGAGACGCTGGCGGCCGCCGAGGCGATGGGCTTCAACTCCTTCCAGCGCTACTTCCAGGTGGAGCTGCCCATGGCGGTGCCGGCGATCTTCGCCGGGCTGCGGGTGGCGACCGTCTCCAGCATCAGCCTGGTCAGCGTCGGCACGATCATCGGCAACCAGGGCGGGCTCGGCAACCTGCTCGGGGACGCGCTGGCCTACCACCGCTCCAACCTCGCGGTCACCTCCGTGGTGTCGATCGCGGTGCTCGGCGTCGTCATGGACCTGCTGCTGATCGGCCTGCGGACGCTGCTGACGCCGTGGATGCCGCGCGGACGGAAGGCGGCGAGACGAGCCGGCCTGGCGGCGGCCGTCGAGCCCGACGGTCCGGCCCGTGCCGAGAGCGCGGCCCGGCTGGAAGGCGCGGCCAAGTGAACATCTTCCACTTCATCAACGTGTTCTTCAGCGACAACGCGCACTGGCACGGCTACGCGGGCATCCCGCACCGGTTGGAGGAGCACCTCGGCTACACCTTCGAGGCGCTGGCCATCGCGGCCGTCATCGCGCTGCCGATCGGCCTGATCACCGGCCACACCGGGCGCGGCGGCAACGCCCTCGCGCTGGTGGCCACCGCGGGGCGCGCGCTGCCCAGCTACGGCCTGCTGGTGCTGATGTTCTTCTGGCTCGGCATCGGCCTGGTCCCGGTGATGATCCCGCTGGTGGCCCTCGCGGTCCCGCCGATGCTGGTCACCTCCTACGAGGCGATCCGGACGGTCGACCCCGCCCCGGTGGACGCGGCGCGCGGCATGGGGATGGGCCCGGTGGCGGTGCTCTTCCAGGTCGAGGTGCCCGCGTCGCTGCCGCTCATCCTCAGTGGGTTCCGCTCCGCGGCGATCCAGGTCGTCTCGACCGCGGCGATCGCCGCGACCGTCAGCCTCGGCCGCTACATCGTGGACGGGCTCTACCAGCGCAACTACGCGACGGTGGTGGGCGGCGCGACGCTGATCGCGCTGCTCGCGCTGGCCATGGTCGGGCTGATCTGGCTGGTCGAGCGCGTGGTCGTCTCGCCGGGGGTGCGGCGCAGCAACTGAGTTTCCCGTACAGGGTTCGTCCGGCCGGGCCGGTGCCCGCCATCGCGCGTCCCGCGGTGGTGCGGACCGGCCCGGCCGTCGTGTGCGCGCCTACGCGGGCGCCGGGCTCAGCCGGAGGATTCGCGGGCGCCGGGCTCAGCTCGGGGAGGAGCCCGCGGCGCGGCACGCGCGGCGCAGCGCCCTGCCGTACCCGCCGGCCGCGACGCGCTGCGCCAGGCGGCCGAGGGGGCCGGCCGCGCGGAGGTACCAGGCGGCGGGGCGGCTGGAGGCGTGCACGGTGAGGTCGACGGTGCCGTCGGGCAGCCGGTGCACCACGAAGGACTCCTCGCCGCACTCGGGGTGCCCGGGCAGCGTGCCGTAGGCGAAGCCGGTACGGTGCTCCTCGCCGAGCGTCCACACCACCTCGCACGGCGCGCGCAGCGGCCCCAGCCGCACCTCGACCCGTACACCGGGCGCCGCGTCCGGCGTCCCGGCGGGCACCGTGACCAAGGGGGTCGCGCGGTGCATCTCCCACCCGAACAGCGCCCGCGCGGCGGCCTCGTACACCCCGTCCCCCACCCCCAGCCGGGTCCGCACCGTCAGGCTCCGGAACCCGTCCGGGGGCGTGCTCCCGCCGTCCCGGGTCATCCCCACGCGCGCGTACGTCAGTCGCCCCATGCCCCCGAACGTACCG encodes:
- a CDS encoding penicillin-binding transpeptidase domain-containing protein, with product MNRCVRHAAAFCLLLLLALLANAARVQLVAAGGYAANPANRRADIALYARPRGDILAGGRAVTGSRATGGRLAYVRTYADGPLYAPVTGFASQTYGATLLEGTENDLLDGTSPALHDQPLWREITRARQRGGDVHTTIDPAAQRAAYDGLAGRRGAVAALDPATGRILALVSSPSYDPGLLSGAGPSVTAAWRRLNDDPEQPMLDRAIRQTYPPGSTFKVVTAAAALAAGVVTDLRARTGSPDPYRLPGTDVELTNEGAGCRDASMYDAFRFSCNTVFAKLGADLGARNVVAQAELFGFNDARLRVPPSVAKSNVDTAMSPDQVALSSIGQYDTTATPLQMAMVAAAVGDGGRLMAPYLVDRVTDRVGTTVARTRPRLLHRAVDGRTAAALQQLMEAVVADGTGTNAAIPGAVVGGKTGTAQHGMANAGTPYAWFLSYARPSARAPASVAVAVVVEDADAVRADISGGGNAAPIARAVMEAVLKEPAAGLSRPAGS
- a CDS encoding FtsW/RodA/SpoVE family cell cycle protein; amino-acid sequence: MSATSATAPPPPGPPRPASPDGAARPRPAARRGVELSLLVAAVALSVCGYAEVGLARSGSVPPDALAYGGGLGGLALLAHLAVRARARYADPLLLPVAVLLNGLGLVLVHRLDLEPVLGPRAAPAQLVWSALGVGLFAVAVLALRDHRVLARYTYVSVTAALVLLVAPIAFPAVNGARIWVRVAGFSLQPGEFAKVLLAVFFAGYLAANRAALAYAGRPLPVAGRWKALRRLQLPTGRVLGPVIAVWLASVGVLVLERDLGTSLLFFGLFVVMLYVATGRVGWTAAGLLLAAAGAAAVGGTEPHVHARVRDWLHPFASIGAGQGAGQLAQSLFAFGDGGALGTGLGQGSSYLVGFAAKSDFVLATAGEELGLAGLCALLGLYALLVARGFAAALATRDPFGRLLAAGLASILALQVFVVTGGVTDLIPLTGMAMPFLAQGGSSVVANWLVVALLVRISDRARRPEPQPPARGAPRPAEQATPPGPADRPGPADRPGPTGRHGPAGRHGRPHGPAAPPGPAAPGSRA
- a CDS encoding pentapeptide repeat-containing protein, whose product is MTADVPDAPDDLADLPYAELLRPHTGPLEVEGDYDTVHLDRIDFAPGVRAAGSRFLESAVTDCTFADTDLRGARMNDLWVSGARFTGVSLAESTWLDSALVGCSLAGVEAFGAVLRRVRFRRCKLDSVNLRGVRLHEVVFEDCVLRDVDLGAARLEGVAFPGSRLERVRLGRAELKRTDLRGAVVIDLAEGYDSLRGAVIGSGQLLDLAPALAQTLGITVEDR
- a CDS encoding helix-turn-helix transcriptional regulator: MASTTRGGGADAAATAFALYQWLLGNGSAEPEAVAAQLDLSAQDAEAGWQELRSLGLVRPSWHPGKIDSVEPDTALIRLLNRQRDTLHAQSAELAAIVQAADTLIEQYRPVVSHEPAEVEVEVLSGTARRREFVRDFDATVTEVVSSMHPGPLPPPELLEHSLDSDRAFIEKNIRVRALYGQSVNSGPRQRKYLTDLAAAGAEVRLIPQVPFDLLVADGHTALTRADPSDPDGPAVVIRGPVLVRSYLAMYEDCWLRAVPHSMKVTPGEDAGRELTEQHRTTLRLLANGLTDERIARKLGVSLRTVSRLVSEVMRYLEAESRFQAGVLAATNDLI
- a CDS encoding Gfo/Idh/MocA family protein; the protein is MNPRPAHQAPAGALRAAGRAVPVVLVGAGKVAHAAHLRELRDLPDDLRLAAVVEPDPARAEVLRRTGPGGARRCGSVAEAARAGARAALVCTPWWTHREVVEECLAAGLPVLCEKPVSLDPAEIERLAAAERRTGLPVAAGYMKRHDPVVRLFLDHCRERLGRARRLAVDIHDPNAPHQVAHLVPYDPPPFGPQPPPAREALARALGPAATAAQREAYARGLGGSLIHQVNLAHAVLAGSGRELSGRLLHADVWAGGAGVGCRWRPDDGLVVDMTHQRVPAHRRYREVLEFTAEDGVATLTLPSPYVRDEAATLAVESWDAGRGLAERRVHTAEAGHTGFRRQLLAWAGRLRGAPGEALPGLADVRQDTGVVREAALRLA
- a CDS encoding type 1 glutamine amidotransferase — translated: MAATALVVQNTPAGGPGRWERWLEEGGLTLDVVHGYAGEPLPERLRPRYQALVVLGGGFLPDDDARAPWLARTRELAAEAVDRGLPVFGICLGGQLLAQVAGGSVRGEHGRPEFGSVELTLRQEAADDPLFAGLPARPHAIENHVDAITALPPGATWLASTEGCPYQAFRLGESAWGVQFHPEAEAERISRWDTGRLARHGVDRDGLHRAALATDAAAAAVWREVALRFAGRAAAAAA
- a CDS encoding ABC transporter ATP-binding protein, translated to MIQIESITKRYPDGTTAVDNLSLEIPDSSITVLVGPSGCGKTTTLRMINRMVEPSSGRILLDGADIHQQPVNGLRRSMGYVIQNAGLFQHRTILDNIATVPRMLGWDKQRARKRASELMERVGLDSSLAKRYPYQLSGGQQQRVGVARALAADPPVLLMDEPFSAVDPIVRKVLQAELLRIQEELGKTIVFVTHDIDEAIRLGDMIAVLRTGGRLAQFAPPDELLSRPADDFVEDFLGTDRGVRRLSFFTSAGLELTTAPVVAVDTTAAQIAERAGAEVPYLLVTDSDGKPLGWAEPGRLTGGADSLPADQLISYGRPFEFGRESLRDALDCAVLSPTGWAVAVDGAGRVVGVTSQATIGAAIRSAHAEREGSASGPGGQGGQGTGAVRVAR
- a CDS encoding ABC transporter permease, with protein sequence MSSGGNGFFDLPSDLQHSYAGLIGVHLEESLIPVAIGLAVSLPLAQACVRFRWLYPPVLWITTILYAIPSIAFFVFLIDYTGDSATTVIIPLTVYSLVILLPSIVDGVRSVPPETLAAAEAMGFNSFQRYFQVELPMAVPAIFAGLRVATVSSISLVSVGTIIGNQGGLGNLLGDALAYHRSNLAVTSVVSIAVLGVVMDLLLIGLRTLLTPWMPRGRKAARRAGLAAAVEPDGPARAESAARLEGAAK
- a CDS encoding ABC transporter permease, which gives rise to MNIFHFINVFFSDNAHWHGYAGIPHRLEEHLGYTFEALAIAAVIALPIGLITGHTGRGGNALALVATAGRALPSYGLLVLMFFWLGIGLVPVMIPLVALAVPPMLVTSYEAIRTVDPAPVDAARGMGMGPVAVLFQVEVPASLPLILSGFRSAAIQVVSTAAIAATVSLGRYIVDGLYQRNYATVVGGATLIALLALAMVGLIWLVERVVVSPGVRRSN